The following are from one region of the Bacillota bacterium genome:
- a CDS encoding 4Fe-4S binding protein, with the protein MLADRGQVGQVEQAEPSAPITGTVGSRSAGFLCFRGGIGVKLSVRGGKCSGCRLCELMCALSKHSDNNCKKAALRVRSLLPREASYQVLVCDQCGECAVVCPMGAIQESGGIYRIDSQACTGCGE; encoded by the coding sequence GTGTTGGCCGACCGTGGGCAGGTAGGCCAAGTTGAGCAGGCGGAACCCAGCGCTCCCATTACCGGGACGGTAGGGAGTCGAAGCGCTGGGTTCTTGTGTTTCCGAGGGGGTATCGGAGTGAAGCTTTCGGTGCGAGGCGGAAAATGTTCTGGATGCCGGCTCTGCGAGCTCATGTGCGCCCTCAGTAAGCACAGCGATAACAATTGCAAGAAGGCTGCATTGCGCGTGCGAAGCTTGTTACCCCGGGAGGCTTCCTACCAGGTGCTGGTGTGCGACCAATGTGGGGAGTGTGCGGTGGTCTGCCCTATGGGGGCCATCCAGGAAAGCGGTGGAATTTACCGGATCGACAGCCAGGCCTGTACAGGCTGTGGGGAG
- a CDS encoding Zn-ribbon domain-containing OB-fold protein: protein MGAHVSVPMYQRTVPQRYRLVGIRCTRCGAVIFPPKGVCPGCRGTEFEEHVLSGRGRVYSFTVIEGAVAPPEFTDQARAVGRYVVGVVELDEGPRVIAQIACPPEDVDSGLPVKAVLRRLYVQEGVIRYGYKFAPYRRCPERNLGGFRVGMSN from the coding sequence ATGGGCGCTCATGTGTCTGTGCCCATGTACCAGCGCACTGTGCCGCAGAGGTACCGGCTTGTGGGGATCAGGTGTACGAGGTGCGGGGCGGTGATTTTCCCTCCAAAGGGCGTGTGTCCCGGGTGCCGTGGAACTGAGTTCGAAGAACATGTGCTTTCGGGGCGGGGGAGGGTGTATTCTTTCACCGTCATCGAAGGGGCGGTTGCTCCTCCGGAGTTCACAGACCAAGCACGGGCAGTCGGTCGGTACGTGGTGGGTGTGGTTGAACTGGACGAGGGACCGCGGGTGATAGCGCAGATCGCGTGTCCTCCCGAGGATGTCGACTCGGGATTGCCGGTGAAGGCGGTTCTAAGGCGGCTGTACGTGCAGGAGGGGGTTATAAGGTACGGTTACAAGTTTGCTCCTTACCGGCGGTGTCCCGAGCGAAACTTAGGAGGATTTCGCGTGGGCATGTCGAATTAA